One window from the genome of Chaetodon trifascialis isolate fChaTrf1 chromosome 20, fChaTrf1.hap1, whole genome shotgun sequence encodes:
- the LOC139348528 gene encoding THAP domain-containing protein 6-like has translation MWQERPEKMPHSCAAWNCTNRFTLETRSRGITFHRFPKNKELRKKWETAVRRDGFSASQSSVLCSEHFRPEDFDRTGQTVRIRDGAFPSVFSFPAHLHRALATRTSRTSKKAQETLSLDCSQLVQETKPLPVPSVDHTYALPSSYDDLRARLRAAMNRVESLEKERRNAKDRERRAKNTVSGLLEDLRVKNVINEELKEQLDTYSDLPVHLLSSVAERQHTEKALQYHSFPRLLVYAHTHAVHTQGLVV, from the exons aTGTGGCAAGAGCGACCAGAGAAGATGCCGCATTCTTGTGCAGCGTGGAACTGTACCAACCGGTTTACACTCGAAACTCGTTCGCGAGGTATTACCTTTCACAG GTTTCCCAAAAATAAAGAACTGAGAAAGAAGTGGGAAACAGCTGTCAGGCGGGACGGGTTTTCTGCTAGTCAGTCATCCGTGCTCTGCAGTGAACACTTCAGGCCAGaggattttgacaggacaggtcagacagtcagGATCAGAGACGGggcttttccttctgtcttcagCTTCCCAGCTCATCTCCACAGG GCCTTGGCTACCAGGACGTCTCGGACCTCAAAGAAGGCACAGGAGACCTTGTCACTGGACTGTTCCCAGCTTGTCCAGGAGACCAAACCCCTGCCTGTGCCCAGTGTT GACCACACCTATGCTCTGCCTTCATCATATGATGATCTGAGAGCCAGACTCAGGGCAGCCATGAACAGGGTGGAGAgtctggaaaaagaaaggaggaatgcaaaggacagagagaggagggcaaaGAACACTGTGAGTGGTCTTCTGGAGGATCTCAGGGTGAAGAATGTGATAAATGAAGAGTTGAAAGAGCAGCTCGATACATACTCag ATCTTCCAGTACACCTCCTATCTTCAGTTGCAGAAAGGCAACACACGGAAAAAGCTTTGCAATACCATTCTTTTCCAAGGCTTTTAgtttacgcacacacacacgcagtacacacacagggactagttgtataa